The Egibacteraceae bacterium genomic sequence TGCGCGAGCGCCTCGGCCGTGAAGAACGCCTGGTGGCCGGTGATGACCACGTTGGGGAAGGTCTGCAGCCGGGCGAACACGTCGTCGGTGATCACCCGGTCGGACAGGTCCTGGAAGAACAGCGCCTCCTCCTCCTCGTACACGTCCAGGCCGAGGGCGCCGAGCTTGCCGGACTTCAGGCCGTCGACGACCGCGCCGGTGTCGACCAGTGCGCCCCGGCTGGTGTTGATCAGCATGGCGCCGTCGCGCATCAGCCCCAGGGCGTCGGCGTCGATGAGGTGATGGGTCTCGGGGGTCAGCGGACAGTGCAGCGAGACGATGTCGGCCTCGGCCAGCAGCTGCGGCTGGGGCACATACTGGACGCCGACCGCCAGGCACTCGTCGCTGGGGGAGGGGTCGAAGGCGAGCAGCCGGCAGCCGAACCCGGCCATGATGCGGGCGAAGACCCGGCCGATGGCCCCGGTCCCGACGATGCCCACCGTCTTGCCGCACAGGTCGAAGCCGAGCAGGCCGACGAGGGAGAAGTTGCCCTCCCGCACCCGGGCGTGCGCCCGATGGATCTTGCGGTTGAGCGTGAGGATCAGCGCGACGGTGTGCTCCGCGACCGCGTGGGGCGAGTACGCCGGGACCCGTGCCACCGTGGTGCCCAGCTCGGCGGCGCGGGCGAGGTCCACGTGGTTGAACCCGGCGGAGCGCAGCGCGACGAGCCGGACGGACTGCTCGGCGAGGGCGGCCAGGACCTCCGCCCCGAGATCGTCGTTGACGAAGGCGCACACGGCGTCGAAGCCGGACGCCAGGGGTGCGGTCTCCACGGTCAGGCGGGGCTCCAGGAACACCAGGTCGTGCCCGTGGTCCCCGTTGGCCCGGTCAAGGTACTGCCGGTCGTACGCTTTGGTGCTGAACACCCCGACCTTCACGCTTGGTCCTCTCTCGTGGTGGGCGTCGCCACCGTTGCGCGGCGAGCCGGCTGTGACCGGGCCGTGAGCACCGCCTGGGAGCCGACCACGGCCACCACGAGCAGCCAGCCGCTGCGAGCGGCCACGGCGCCGAGCATGCCACCCGACGCCCCGAGCATCGCAGCAACCACGATCAGCGCCACTCCGAGGTTCAGGGCCAGCGGGCGCAGCCGCCCGAACGTCTCCAGACGCCGGCGGATCGCGGTGCGCGACGCCGGGTCCGTCCCGCGCACCATCGGGGCGAGGTAGCCGAGCGCACCGAGGATCGCCTGGCCCAGCACGCCGAGCAGCAGGAGGACCCCGAGCGCGTCGAGCATGGACAGTTGTCCGGTGGCGACCACGAGCACGTCGGCCCACACGGCCAGCACGAGCCACCCGCAGGCGGCCTGCAGCAGCCGGGCGTGCGCGGACGGATGCGACCGCTTCCCGGCGCGCAGCACACCCAGGCACACCACGGTCGCGCCGGCCGCATACACCGCCAGGCCGCCGGCGGCGAGCAGCTGCGCCGCCAGGGCGCCGGCTCCGCCGACGCCGGTCAGCAGCAGCGCCACCGTGGCGACGGTGAGCCCCGTCGCCGCATGGCGCAGGGCGGGCACGGCGGCATCGTCCGCGCCCTCCTCGATCCTCGTGCGCATCACGGTGGGCCCAAAGAACACCACCGTCGCGAGCAGCGTCAACCCGCCCCAGCCGAGGACGTTGACGTGCAGGTGCGCGATGCGCCCCGCGCCGTACCAGGCACCGGAGAGCACGCCCGCGCCCAGGAGCCCGCCGAGCAGCGCGCCGTGGAGGAACGCCCCGCAGGCCCGTTCGTAGCCGCGGACGACGAAGGCGAACCGCGCGGCGAGCGCCTGCCGCCGGGCCCGGCGCAGATCGACGTACAGCCAGCACACCGCGGCGGTGAGCGCCACCGCGCCGGCGAGGAACACCCCGGTCAGACCGGTGGGAAGCCCAGCAACGAGGAGCACCACACCGGCGTTGAGCAGCAGGAAGCGACCGTGGCGGGCGGATCGTGCGGGTGTGTGCAGGACCGTCTGGGCGAAGTGGTGGGTGAGGGCGACGACCAGGTTGGAGACCACCCCCAGGGTGAACAGGTGCACGGCAGCCCACCGCCCGCCGGGCAGCGCGTCACCGACGCCGACCCACACGATCGCCGCGAGCGCGTAGACCGCGCTCGCGACGACGGCGGGCAGCAGCGTGCGTCGCACGTCACTCCTCGACGATCAATGCGGTGACCATCCCGAACATCCCGTCGGGGCCTTCGGCGTGGGTCAGGATGTGGCAGTGCCAGGCCCAGCTGCCGGGCTCGGTCGCGTCCACGATGACGTCCACCCGGTCCCCGGGTGACACGAGGATGTTGTCGGCGGTGTACGGCGCGTCGAGCGGATAGCCGTCCTTGGCGACGACGCGCTGGGGCATGCCGTGCAGGTGCATCGGGTGGATCTCGAGTCCCTCGTTCATGTAGCGCACCCGCACCCGTTGGCCCCGCTCGACCACCACCGGCTCCGTGGCCGGGAAGCCCTTGCCGTTCAGGGTGTACCCGAGGGGCCCGTCGTTCAGG encodes the following:
- a CDS encoding 2-hydroxyacid dehydrogenase — protein: MKVGVFSTKAYDRQYLDRANGDHGHDLVFLEPRLTVETAPLASGFDAVCAFVNDDLGAEVLAALAEQSVRLVALRSAGFNHVDLARAAELGTTVARVPAYSPHAVAEHTVALILTLNRKIHRAHARVREGNFSLVGLLGFDLCGKTVGIVGTGAIGRVFARIMAGFGCRLLAFDPSPSDECLAVGVQYVPQPQLLAEADIVSLHCPLTPETHHLIDADALGLMRDGAMLINTSRGALVDTGAVVDGLKSGKLGALGLDVYEEEEALFFQDLSDRVITDDVFARLQTFPNVVITGHQAFFTAEALAHIAETTLGNISAFERGDGGLHVVTAERLN